GGGAAGACCCAGCAGTCTGCAGATGACtgacctctctttttctcctctcccagAAATGTCTTCCTCAGAGTCATCGCTCAATATCTCAAAGCACACACCTCATCGAGCCTACTGGATGGAGCAGCAGAACAGGGTTAGAAGTACCCAGGGAGACTGGGGATTTtagtggggtggggatgggcaagTTGGGAGTTGCAGAGGTGAAGGGGTAAGGGTGGTTTGTAGAGGGGAGGGGTAGGCAGCTTGGTTGGGGGTCTTGGGGCTAGAGGGAGCAGGTGGGGCATTTCAGCTTGGGACAGGGCTGGGGTCCCTGGGACATCTGAGCCTCTTGCTGCCTCTCCAGCTGCCACTGCCTctgatggaactcatggagaatGAAGCTCTGGAAATCCTCACCAAAGCGCTCAGGAGTGAGCTACTACCCCTGCCCCCCAGACCCTGGGGGATTTTGTAGGGGTTGGGCCTCTGGGAGTGGGGATTCAGGCCGTGTTTGCCTTGTCAGATTCCCTTACCACCCACGAGTATTCTAGGAGCCCTACCAAAAGTAAAAAATTGGACTGGGCACAGGGACATCCAGTGGGGAGAGCATGATGTGACGGTCAGGGGCCTGGGCTCCGGCCTTCATGCAGCCTCTCTCTAGCTGATGTGGCTTTTCTCCATTCCCCAGTGGGGATGACAGTTTTTGTGTGGCTTTGGTCCCCTCCCTTGGTGCTGTGAGGAACCTCTGGACAGTGGATTATTTGGGTCAAAAGTTCTCTCATTTGCCCTGCTTATAAGACAGGGATGCTGGCTAATGGGTCAGGATGAGTGGTCCAACGGGTGTCCACGAAGCTGCTCTTTACCACTGTCCTGGTTCAGGCCTGCAGCACTCTCACCTTGCCCTCACCCATGCTCCATCTCAACACTCTCAGCTTCCTCCACATCCCCCATCTGGAGTACAAGTGTATGACttgacctttaaaaaacaaaacaaaaaaaaactgtcagTGCCCAGCACCTTGGAGATCCAGTTTTCCAGACTAACACAGACCCGAGGGCCAAGCACTCCTGCTACCCCAGATCACCCACGGTTCCTCAAATCTCAGGTGCAGCACTGCTGCTGGGGACGCCATGCCCCTGCTCACTGCCCTGAGTGGCCCCTCTGCTCTGCAGGCTACCGGTCAGGGATTGGCCGGGACCACTTCCTGACCAAGCAGCTGCAGCGATACATCGAGGGGCTCAGGAGGCGCCGGAACAAGAGGCTGCGCCTCTTGATGCACTGAGAGCACAACCCGCGGCTCGGGCTGGAGTGACAAGACAGCCCTGCTCCAGTCCCTGGGCCCCCGGCCCGTGCCCAGACACAAGCCCGACCCTGTCCACATGGAATTTGAgtcctagagaaataaaagactcTGTGCACGGTCGGTGAGTCAGTGCGTGGCTGCCCGCGTGAGGCGGGCGCACATGGCTCCGCCTTTCCCCGTGACCTTCACGCGGTCACCGCAGTGACCTTGAGCGTTCTCCGTCCTGGCTCTATTGGCTCCGCCTTCCCGGGACTCGAAATCCAGGACTTCTCGCATGTTTtatgcctgcttctcccaccctggGTCCAGCAGCTGTGTGGGGATACTGGATCTGCGGCCCAAGTGCCCCGGTGGTGTAATCTTGGGGGAAGGGTGAGAAGGTAAAGGGGCAGCACCTCCCCTCTAGTTTGGGCATGCTGGGCCCCGCCCCTCATGCATATGCAGTTACACTAACCTCTCCGCTCGTCCCGCCCTCTAATTTACATATGTAAGCTGTCGCCCAGTCCCGCAACTGCGGCTACCAAGCCACCTCGCCCACTTCGATCGCGCACAGCGCTCCCCGCCTCCTTCGTTACGTAAGAGCGCTCCTGGTTCCAACTCCCTCTCGGAGCTTCTCCAAGTCTCCTCTGGCCCCGCCCCCTCAGCTAGTGCACCGCTTCTACTAGGCGGCGATGGGCGGGACCTTCGTGAAGGACCGCCCCCTGGCATCGCCGGCTCCGCCCTGACTGGTCCGGGCACGCAGGCGCTGCCCCGCCCCTCTTATCTGATTAGCATAGGGCGCCGAGACCCGCCCCCTGCTTTGCATGCGCACGGCCGGCCCCACCCCCGCTGTCAGCTGGAGGAAGCAGAGTAGGAAGCGGCCGCGATGTCCTTTTGTGTCCTACAAGCCGCCGGCGGCGCCGCCGAGTGAGGGGACGCGGCGCGGCGGGGCGGTGCGGCCCGAGGAGGCGGCGGAGGAGGGGCCGTTTGCGGCCCCAGGCTCACCCCGGCGCTCCGGGCCGCTCGGCCCCCATGCCTGCCCGCCAGCCCTGCCGGAGCCCCAGGTCCGGGGGCGGAGGGGAGCGCCGCTGGGGGGGGTGGacgggcggggcgcgggggccATGTGCGTGCGCGGTTGGgaggcgggcgggggtggggcgggctcCGGGCGGGGTCCGGCTCCAGGTCCAGCCCGGGTCACGGTTGGGACCGGGTCCAGGGCCAGACGGGGCTAGGGTCCGGGCGGGATCCCGTGTTGAGGTCTCAATGCGTCGGCCTGGGACAGGGGCCGGTTCTGGCTCGAGCTGCAGGTCCCGGCCGGGGTCAGGCTCGGGCCTCGGATCCAGTCCCAGGGCAGGGTTCAATCCGGCACCTGGAGCAAGTCGAAGTCCCAGGGGCGGGCCTGGGTGGAAGATAGGGAGGGCTCCCTGTCTGAGAAGGGGCTCTGAAGACCACGTGGGGGCGCTCGCAGGGGCCTTGGGCCACCCTCCTCTCTGGGTCAAAGGTCATCGCACCGGCAGGGGAGAACTTCCTCCTCCTTGGCGCTCCCCGTTTACTTCCTGATAACCTGATAGAGGTCCCCCGCgggcggagggggaggggaggcgcagCAACTTTAGGCAACTTTCCGTAGGTGTGCGCaggttgggggggcggggcgcCCCAGAGGTGGAGGATTCTGCGGGCGGCTGGAGTGTAAGAGTGAATGTGCTggcgggggtcgggggtggggtggggtggggtgtacGGAGGTGGAGCCGCGTCCTCCGGTGGGCCTGGGATTGGCATGCTGGGGCAGGAGGGGCGCTGAGTCAGGTGTGAAAGGCTCTTACTGTGTTTCCACAAcggtctgtgtctgtgtgtgtgtcagtgtgggGGCATGGTGTGTTTGGGAGTGAGTGTGTGTGATTGTGAGTCTCGAGTGTGACTTTGTTTATGGGCTGTGCACTTGGGCAGGAGTGTGTGAAGATGAACGGGAGCATGAAGGAGAGCCTGGGCTTGGGGAAGGCCCTGTGTGAGAGCCGGCAGGCGCCCAGtagagagtgagcatgtgtgAGCGGGTGAGGACACCTGAGGACCCAGGTGAGGGGGAGTGTGTGAAGCCACCACCGGCCCTTGTGTGCCTGCTTTGGGCTTTTGAATGGAGGATGCCCAGGTGAGGGGGCAATCATCGAGGTCCCCAACATCGGAAGAAAATTGAGAGGTATCTCTCTAGGGGCTGGGCATTCCAGATGGGGTTGAAGGTCACTTGGAGACTAAGGCTATGCTCTTCCCTGGCCTGGGTGGGAGTAGGGAGTTTCCAGGCCTCCCCCAGGTTCCCAAGTGGAAGACCTTGCCGACAGTTACTCGCCCTGGAGGCTTTGGAGACTCTGTTCCCATGGCAACAGCTGGGGGGAAGCCTTCTTCATGGGCAGCCCTTCCTTGGActctgctctccttccctcccccttgaTGAGCCTGGAAGCCTGGCCCTAGGCCCGGGGTTGGGCAACCAGGGTGGCACTGGGACTCCATCCCCCATCCCAGTGTTTCCCTGTGACCCGACAGGTCTCTCCCTGCAGGTGACCAGCGCCATGTCcagccaggtggtgggcattGAGCCTCTCTACATCAAGGCAGAGCCAGCCAGCCCCGACAGCCCAAAGGGTTCCTCGGAGACCGAGACCGAGCCCCCCGtggccctggcccctggcccagCTCCCACCCGCTGCCTCCCAGGCCAcaaggaagaggaggatggggagggggctgggcctGGCGAGCAGGGTGGTGGGAAGCTGGTGCTCAGCTCCCTCCCCAAACGCCTCTGCCTGGTCTGTGGGGATGTGGCCTCCGGCTACCACTATGGCGTGGCATCCTGTGAGGCCTGCAAAGCCTTCTTCAAGAGGACCATCCAGGGTGAGCCCCCACCGCGCTCCTGTGCCCTTTGCCCTCTGGGCCTACTGCTACCCAGTGGGTGCTCTGCCAGGTGGAAGTAGATGGCGGAGGTACCACTTGGGGTTCCCAAGTTCCTCCTCCCACCTGGGAGTGCCATTTCcctgaaaagttaaataaagcCACCAGGATGTGTTGATGGCTTGGGAGTAGGATGTGAGGGAGGGCTCGGGAAGCCTAGGTTTCTGGGTACTGGAGGCCTAGCACCTTCCACAGTGGCTCTGAAAAATTGGAGGCAGCCTCTGTCTGCTTCTAAACTTCGTTCTTGCTTCTGGTAGCTCCTGACCTCTCTTAGCAGCATGGAACCCCTGCCACGCCGCCTTGGGTGGATTTCCCCAAAGCAACTCCAGCAGAAGGCAGGTTCTCATGGGTAACTGAGAGGGGCTGCCTCATACTTCAgcacctgactttttttttttttttttaaagattttatttatttatttgacagagagagattacaagtaggcagagaggcaggcagagagagagaggaggaagcaggctccctgccgagcagagagcccgatgcgggactcgatcccaggaccctgagatcatgacctgagccgaaggcagcggcttaacccactgagccacccaggcgccctcagcacctgacttttaaaaagactattacTCACTGAATTCTCACTCGGGAACACATACCAAAACCTGAGTAAGCAGGACGGATATGTAATCAGCATTACTTGGGATGCGCCTGTTACTTGTGTTTTTGTAGGAAACACTGCTTGCTTTGAGGCGATAACGTGTACTTTTGGAGAACATTCCTTGAGTGCTAACCCCGTGTCAGGCATGGTGCCCCCTGTGTCCGTGATCACTTATTCCCCCAGCCGCCCATAAGGTGGCCAGTGCTGTGACCGCAGTTGAGGCCCAGgaaggttttttaaaactttgttcaaGTCCCACAGGCAGAAGGTGGCAGAAGCCGGACTTGAACTTGGGTTGATTGCTGCTTCTGCTTATTACTTGCAACTGAACTTCGGACAGATGGCTCCCAACTGATTGTGACATTGCAATGGGTTTTGATTTGACCAACACCCACTGCTCTAAAACCCTTTGTGCTCTCTAATGGTTCCGAAGGCCAGGGAACTAACAGGCCCAGGCATTCCTACCCGCCCTGGACCCCTTCTCTGCCAGCTTTGTTGACAAATCTTTATTGAGCCCTAGCCACAGATTGTAATCATTTATTGAGCTTTTGGGGGCTGTGAACCATGTGGAATGTGTTACCTTGACATTCCCTTTCATTCTTACCAGGAATCTTCATAGGAAGGcttgcttatatttatttatatttttaaagatcgaatttattcatttgagacagaccgttacagagagagagagagagagcatgaacagggggagtgccaggcagagggagagggagaagctgacttcccgctgagccgggagcctgatgtgggtctcgatcccaggaccccaggatcatgacctgagctgaaggcagacgcttaaccatctgagccacccaggtgcccagaagtcCTGTTTTTATCCCAGTTTTATAGATGGGAacactgaggggtgggggggcttgggtatgggacttgcccaaggtcacacggttGGTTAAGAGGTAGTGTCAGGGTGGGCCCCAGGCAGCCTCCAGACCCCTTGTTCTTTACAGACCTGTGCTTTGCTGTCCTGACCACTATGCCTGTGGACATAGCTGGGACTAAGCCATTTATACTCGAgcgaaggggagagaggaaaacaatGACTCGTACAGAACTCTGTTGTAGTACAGCTGTTTTAAGTGCTGGAGGGGGAGGAGTGGGATGCGTGCCAAGGAACCTGGCGGGGTTGGAGGCTCTGGAGGTCTTCTTGGAGGAGGTGTCTTGAGCTGCGTGCACAGCCCTGAATACATAGGGTCTAGGAGGAGTGTGTCAAGGGCATGTTGGCTGGTTGTGTCATTCGGTTCTGGCGGTAGCCCTGTGAGGCTGCGAGGGCCACCCCATGTTCATTCAGCGGCCATTACATACCAGGCCCTGTTCCTAGCACTCGGCCGTCCTGGCCCTCGTGGAGCAGATGCTAAAGGGGGAAGACAGATGGTAAGAGAAGTAAGTACGTGTGTAGCGGCTCAAGGCGTGCTGAGAAATGATCAGGCAGGGCAGGCGGCAGGAGGTCTCCAGAGGAGCCCTGACATTCTCACAGTGGGGCCAGGGGGGTTTCCCTGAGGTGACGGGGAGCAGAGCTCAGAGGGAGGTGAGGGAGCAGTGGGCCCTGAGCGTGGCGTCTGTGTGAGGAACAGAGTGTGGGGGGCTGAGGGGAGAAAGGTTGAAAAGCTTCCAGGCCTGGGCTTTTACTCTGAGAAGGGACATCGTTGGAGGATTTGGAGCAGGGGAGGCGGGTGGGATCTGACTTGGGCTGGACGGTTGTCTTGGCCCCTGTGTTGTCattaacaaaggagaaaaggacagaggaggaggTCAGT
The genomic region above belongs to Neovison vison isolate M4711 chromosome 7, ASM_NN_V1, whole genome shotgun sequence and contains:
- the CATSPERZ gene encoding cation channel sperm-associated protein subunit zeta isoform X3, whose amino-acid sequence is MSSSESSLNISKHTPHRAYWMEQQNRLPLPLMELMENEALEILTKALRSYRSGIGRDHFLTKQLQRYIEGLRRRRNKRLRLLMH